In Corylus avellana chromosome ca2, CavTom2PMs-1.0, the following proteins share a genomic window:
- the LOC132169896 gene encoding ABC transporter G family member 9-like: METEMENMEAYTESAGTKVNCTFMKANLPVNLKKNLRPLLLQFEDVVHKIKIMKGGGWFRRKIKYEERVILKGINGTVLPGELLAILGPSGSGKTTLLSALGRRLRHTSGSITYNGKSFSAAMKRNTGFVAQHDVFSPHLSVTETLVFTALLRLPAGCLTKEEKVARAEAVIDQLGLTKCKNTIIGGKIVRGISRGERKRVSIGQELLMNPSLVFLDEPTTGLDSTVAKRIVLTLWELARGGRTVVMTIHQPSSRLFYMFDKVLLLSQGTCLYFGKGECAMEYFSSLGYAPLRDMNPADFLLDLSNGISSGDAQEDRAAVKKALASGYKSNLAHKVKAELLQDSGNEFQIASEGNKLGRWSTTWLQQFSLLLRRCVKERSYESFSSPRVARVLVLAFFAGLLWWQSGPANIQDRVGLLFFYSQIWGLLPLIQAISIFPHERRMLIKERSSGMYRLSSYFMARTVADLPMELTLPTLFVTITYWMGGLKATAINFFYTLSVVLLNVLVAQGLGLAIGALVMNQKSAITLGSVIMIAFLLPCGYFIQSFPAFISWIKHGSFSLYIYKLLLGSQYKADDTYPCASNHPCLVGNFPIVKYVGLDKQGLSVVALGIMLIGYRVMAYFALMKVGMIHK; encoded by the exons ATGGAAACTGAGATGGAGAACATGGAAGCCTACACCGAGTCAGCCGGCACAAAAGTAAATTGCACGTTTATGAAAGCAAATCTACCCGTCAACTTAAAG aaaaactTAAGGCCTCT TTTGTTGCAGTTTGAAGATGTTGTGCATAAGATCAAAATTATGAAAGGGGGAGGTTGGTtcagaaggaaaataaaatatgaggaaAGAGTGATCTTAAAAGGGATCAATGGCACCGTGTTGCCTGGTGAATTGCTAGCCATATTAGGCCCTTCTGGCAGCGGCAAAACAACTCTCCTATCTGCTTTGGGACGCCGGCTTAGACATACTAGTGGAAGCATAACCTACAATGGCAAATCCTTCTCTGCAGCAATGAAGCGAAACACTGGATTTGTAGCTCAGCATGATGTATTCTCTCCACACCTCTCTGTCACTGAAACACTAGTCTTCACTGCTCTGCTCCGGTTGCCGGCCGGCTGTCTCACTAAGGAAGAGAAAGTTGCGCGGGCAGAGGCCGTGATTGATCAACTTGGCCTCACAAAGTGCAAGAACACCATTATTGGAGGGAAAATTGTTAGAGGGATTTCAAGGGGAGAAAGGAAGAGGGTGAGCATAGGGCAAGAACTGCTTATGAATCCAAGTCTAGTGTTTCTTGATGAGCCAACAACTGGTCTGGACTCAACCGTGGCTAAGAGAATTGTGCTGACTTTATGGGAACTGGCTAGAGGTGGGCGGACAGTGGTGATGACTATACACCAGCCTTCTAGTAGGCTATTTTATATGTTTGATAAGGTGTTACTGTTATCACAAGGCACTTGTCTTTATTTTGGGAAGGGGGAATGTGCCATGGAGTACTTCTCCAGCTTGGGATATGCTCCATTAAGAGATATGAATCCTGCAGATTTCCTGTTAGATCTTTCAAATG GTATATCTTCTGGGGATGCACAAGAGGACCGAGCAGCTGTAAAGAAAGCTTTAGCATCGGGTTATAAGAGTAATCTTGCCCACAAAGTGAAAGCAGAGCTTCTGCAGGATTCGGGCAATGAATTTCAGATTGCTTCTGAAGGCAATAAGTTGGGCAGATGGAGCACGACTTGGTTGCAGCAATTCTCCTTGTTGCTTAGAAGGTGTGTGAAAGAAAGGAGTTATGAGTCCTTTTCATCCCCCAGAGTTGCTCGGGTTTTGGTCCTTGCATTTTTTGCAGGTCTTCTATGGTGGCAATCAGGCCCTGCTAACATCCAAGACCGG GTTGGACTTCTTTTCTTCTATAGTCAAATTTGGGGACTGCTACCACTCATCCAGGCAATTTCTATTTTTCCTCATGAGCGCAGGATGCTAATAAAGGAAAGATCTTCTGGCATGTATAGGCTGTCATCTTACTTTATGGCTAGAACAGTTGCTGATCTTCCAATGGAGCTCACCCTCCCAACCCTCTTTGTCACCATTACCTATTGGATGGGAGGGCTGAAAGCCACTGCCATCAACTTCTTCTACACCTTATCTGTTGTTCTACTCAATGTTTTGGTAGCACAAGGCCTTGGGCTTGCAATTGGTGCATTGGTAATGAATCAGAAATCAGCTATCACATTGGGATCTGTAATCATGATCGCATTTCTTCTGCCTTGTGGCTACTTTATTCAAAGTTTTCCAGCTTTCATATCTTGGATTAAGCATGGATCTTTTAGCCTCTACATATACAAGCTCTTGTTGGGGTCGCAATACAAGGCCGATGACACCTATCCATGTGCTTCAAATCACCCTTGTTTGGTGGGGAACTTTCCTATTGTTAAGTATGTTGGGCTTGACAAGCAAGGTTTATCTGTTGTTGCATTGGGCATAATGCTAATTGGTTATAGAGTTATGGCATATTTTGCTCTCATGAAGGTGGGCATGATACATAAATAA